A genomic window from Rhizobium sp. EC-SD404 includes:
- a CDS encoding efflux RND transporter permease subunit, with product MNWNISAWSIRNPVPSILLFVVLVVLGWVSFLNLPITRFPNIDVPVISVVITESGAAPTELETQVTKLVEDSVAGIAGIDDIQSTVTDGQSITSAIFRLEVDTDQALNDVKDAVAEIRADLPRTIDEPIISRVNVENQSIVTYAASAPGMTPEELSWLVDDAVIRELQGLPGVGQVDRMGGVTREVHVELDPDRLLSLGITAAEVNAQLRATNVNLPGGRGDFGGQEQTIRTLASADSIETLSQTSIALSGGRTVRLGDIGTISDSWEEPRAFASLDGNPVVSFSIYRAKGASDTSVADAAAAKVAELAALYPDVTFSKIDDSVTYTYGNFESAMHTLVEGAALAVIVVFLFLRDWRATLVAAITLPLAAIPTFWALDMMGFSLNLVSLLAITLVTGILVDDAIVEIENIVRHMRMGKSPYRAAMEAADEIGLAVIAITLTIIAVFAPVSFMGGVAGQYFKQFGLTVAVAVFFSLLVARLITPMLAAYFMKNHGEEDEREGWLLRGYTRFLRATLRFRFVTLAVGVGLFAASVWSIGFLPTGFIPREDSSRVVTSVELPPGSTLDDTRETTNAIAASLKDIPEVASVMVVGGSSPTGTLEVRRASIITNLVRKGERERTQFDVEEEMAARMAQVPDVRFFNVNERGERELSVGVLGQDGAQVAEAARMLEEEMRDAPMFSNPSAMSAFDRPEIRITPRLDQAADLGIAPELISQTIRVATIGDAGANLAKFNLPNRQIPIKVQLNDTARNDLATIQSMRIPTGNGGTVPLTAVADVGYGQGASTIDRFDRERLVKVGTGMAAGYEIGQGTEWIMASEAVKNFPAGVRIQETGDAEIQAEVFSGFATAMGAGIMMVLCVLILLFGSFFLPITILASLPLSIGGVVLALQLTNNAVSMPVVIGILMLMGIVTKNSIMLVDFAVEQEKHGMPQMDAIVDAGRKRARPIIMTTLAMAAGMIPAALGTGEGGEFRAPMAIAVIGGLLVSTLLSLIFIPSFYTLMDDLTHQASRLAGWILKPNAPDEPDLPTGGHGGGDEADERDDRKRYPMPIAAE from the coding sequence ATGAACTGGAACATCTCCGCCTGGTCGATCCGCAACCCGGTTCCGTCCATTCTTCTCTTCGTCGTGCTGGTGGTGCTCGGTTGGGTCTCGTTCCTGAACCTGCCCATCACGCGCTTTCCGAACATCGACGTGCCGGTCATCTCCGTCGTCATCACCGAGTCCGGTGCTGCGCCAACGGAGCTCGAAACCCAGGTCACCAAGCTTGTCGAGGACAGTGTTGCCGGCATTGCCGGGATCGACGACATCCAGTCGACCGTCACGGACGGTCAGTCCATTACCTCGGCGATCTTTCGGCTCGAGGTGGATACCGATCAGGCGCTGAACGACGTCAAAGACGCGGTCGCCGAAATCCGGGCAGACCTGCCGCGTACGATCGACGAACCGATCATCAGTCGCGTCAACGTCGAGAACCAATCGATCGTCACCTATGCCGCTTCCGCGCCGGGCATGACGCCGGAAGAACTTTCCTGGCTGGTCGACGACGCAGTGATCCGCGAGCTGCAAGGCCTGCCGGGTGTCGGTCAGGTCGACCGCATGGGTGGCGTAACCCGCGAAGTCCACGTCGAGCTCGATCCAGATCGTCTTCTCTCGCTGGGCATCACCGCGGCAGAGGTCAACGCGCAACTGCGCGCAACCAACGTGAACCTGCCCGGGGGACGCGGCGATTTCGGCGGGCAGGAACAAACCATCCGCACGCTCGCCTCCGCCGATTCCATCGAAACGCTGTCGCAGACGAGCATCGCACTGTCGGGTGGGCGCACGGTGCGCCTTGGTGACATCGGAACCATCTCCGACAGCTGGGAAGAGCCGCGCGCGTTTGCCTCGCTCGATGGCAATCCGGTCGTGTCTTTCTCGATCTACCGCGCCAAGGGCGCAAGCGACACGTCGGTCGCCGATGCCGCTGCAGCCAAGGTGGCAGAACTCGCCGCGCTCTATCCGGACGTCACCTTCTCGAAGATCGACGACAGCGTCACCTATACCTACGGCAACTTCGAATCCGCGATGCATACGCTGGTCGAAGGTGCCGCGCTCGCCGTCATCGTGGTGTTCCTCTTCCTGCGCGATTGGCGGGCGACGCTGGTCGCGGCGATAACCTTGCCGCTTGCAGCCATTCCCACTTTCTGGGCACTCGACATGATGGGCTTTTCGCTCAATCTCGTCAGCCTGCTCGCCATCACGCTCGTCACCGGCATTCTGGTCGACGATGCGATCGTGGAAATCGAAAACATCGTCCGACACATGCGCATGGGCAAATCGCCTTATCGCGCGGCGATGGAGGCGGCCGACGAGATCGGTCTCGCCGTCATCGCGATCACCCTGACCATCATCGCCGTATTTGCGCCGGTGTCCTTCATGGGCGGCGTTGCGGGCCAGTATTTCAAGCAATTCGGCCTGACGGTGGCCGTCGCCGTGTTCTTCTCGCTGCTCGTCGCGCGTCTCATCACGCCGATGCTCGCGGCTTATTTCATGAAGAACCATGGCGAGGAAGACGAGCGCGAAGGCTGGCTGTTGCGCGGCTACACCCGGTTCCTCAGAGCCACGCTGCGGTTTCGCTTCGTGACGCTCGCTGTCGGTGTCGGCCTTTTCGCGGCCTCGGTCTGGAGCATCGGCTTCCTGCCGACCGGCTTCATTCCACGCGAGGATTCCTCGCGTGTCGTGACCTCCGTCGAGCTGCCGCCGGGCTCCACGCTCGACGATACCCGCGAGACCACCAACGCGATTGCCGCCAGCCTCAAGGATATTCCCGAAGTCGCATCGGTAATGGTCGTCGGCGGCTCCAGCCCGACAGGCACGCTCGAAGTCCGCCGTGCGTCGATCATCACCAATCTGGTGCGCAAGGGCGAACGCGAACGGACGCAGTTCGATGTGGAGGAGGAGATGGCTGCCCGCATGGCGCAGGTGCCGGATGTCCGTTTCTTCAACGTCAATGAGCGTGGCGAACGCGAATTGTCGGTCGGCGTTCTCGGCCAGGATGGCGCACAGGTCGCGGAAGCGGCGCGGATGCTGGAAGAAGAAATGCGCGATGCGCCGATGTTCTCCAATCCATCCGCCATGTCGGCCTTCGACCGCCCGGAAATCCGCATCACGCCTAGGCTCGATCAGGCTGCCGATCTCGGCATCGCCCCCGAATTGATCTCGCAGACGATCCGTGTCGCCACCATCGGCGATGCGGGCGCCAATCTCGCCAAGTTCAATCTGCCGAACCGGCAGATCCCGATCAAGGTGCAGTTGAACGACACCGCGCGCAACGATCTCGCGACCATCCAGTCCATGCGCATCCCGACCGGCAATGGCGGGACCGTACCGCTGACGGCAGTGGCCGATGTCGGCTACGGCCAGGGTGCATCGACGATCGACCGGTTCGACCGCGAGCGGCTGGTGAAGGTCGGCACGGGCATGGCCGCCGGCTACGAGATCGGGCAGGGCACGGAATGGATCATGGCCAGTGAGGCTGTGAAGAATTTTCCCGCCGGTGTGCGTATCCAGGAAACGGGTGATGCGGAAATCCAAGCGGAGGTATTCTCCGGCTTCGCGACCGCCATGGGCGCCGGCATCATGATGGTGCTATGCGTGCTCATCCTGCTGTTTGGTTCGTTCTTCCTGCCGATTACGATCCTGGCGTCCCTGCCACTGTCGATCGGCGGCGTGGTGCTTGCGCTTCAGCTGACCAACAACGCCGTCTCCATGCCCGTCGTCATCGGTATCCTCATGCTAATGGGCATCGTGACGAAGAACTCGATCATGCTGGTCGATTTCGCGGTCGAGCAGGAAAAGCACGGCATGCCGCAGATGGATGCCATCGTCGATGCAGGCCGCAAGCGTGCGAGGCCGATCATCATGACGACGCTTGCCATGGCGGCTGGCATGATCCCGGCAGCGCTCGGCACGGGCGAGGGCGGTGAGTTCCGTGCGCCCATGGCGATCGCCGTCATCGGCGGACTGCTGGTCTCGACGCTTCTGTCGCTGATCTTCATCCCGTCCTTCTACACGCTGATGGACGACCTCACGCACCAGGCCTCGCGTCTGGCCGGCTGGATACTCAAGCCCAATGCGCCGGACGAGCCTGACCTTCCGACCGGTGGTCATGGGGGTGGTGACGAGGCGGATGAGCGGGACGACCGGAAGCGTTATCCGATGCCGATTGCGGCTGAATGA
- a CDS encoding DNA starvation/stationary phase protection protein translates to MSKATKALDPKPREENVNFGLDAKARETIAQNLSAILADTYALLVKTHIYHWNVVGPLFHSIHEMTEVQYNDLFKATDEIAERIRALGYRAPVVGNKGHDIVIELGAESKTAHAMIDDLIADHESTIRKMREAAEVAEEADDFVSHDMLVGRMTIHEKTVWMLRALVTE, encoded by the coding sequence ATGAGCAAAGCAACGAAGGCGCTGGATCCCAAGCCCCGGGAAGAAAACGTCAATTTCGGCCTCGACGCCAAGGCGCGCGAGACAATCGCGCAGAACCTGTCGGCCATCCTGGCGGACACCTATGCGCTTCTGGTCAAGACGCATATCTATCACTGGAATGTCGTGGGGCCGCTGTTTCACTCGATCCACGAGATGACTGAAGTTCAGTACAACGACCTCTTCAAGGCGACGGACGAGATTGCCGAACGCATTCGTGCGCTGGGCTACCGCGCGCCGGTCGTTGGCAACAAGGGCCATGATATCGTCATCGAGCTTGGTGCCGAGAGCAAGACCGCCCATGCCATGATCGACGACCTGATCGCCGATCACGAGAGCACGATCCGCAAGATGCGCGAAGCCGCCGAAGTCGCCGAAGAGGCAGACGACTTCGTGTCGCACGACATGCTGGTCGGTCGCATGACCATCCACGAAAAGACCGTCTGGATGCTACGCGCGCTCGTTACCGAGTGA